The following coding sequences lie in one Vibrio aerogenes genomic window:
- a CDS encoding non-ribosomal peptide synthetase, whose amino-acid sequence MYNNIYCDNKQTEPLNYPLSMAQRGIWFSQEVNPDAAAQVYKIAEYLEIPGAIDVAVFEQAVRQAVQETESPHFVFQPSASGPVQSFKPVADWTFPVVSFCAEADPEAAARAWIDKFLAQPFDLENGPLYSFALLRISPDKFWYQPCFHHLVMDGFGGAVFSARVAEIYNALIQGDKPPACVMMPVKEALEVQQAYQNSKQFQRDRQYWLEQLEHRPAPVSLCRQQAECAAVIRKLDFLPAQTTEKLRRLAQHYKAGLPQLLVTLIAMYLHRMTGEDDLMIGFPVTGRGSRALRSFQGMVSNVLPLRLMVDPAATLADLLEQVQRRILGMVRHQSYRGESLVTDLGLIAENSSLYSTVINILPFEYPMTFGGLPVTGTNLSLGPINDMSFNLFDRGEEHGLALCIDANTALYDEATVFSHFNRLMCFLNEAVLAGEETRIQDYPLLTDEERSLILTRWNHEPISLQPESCVHRMFEKQAALHPELTAVVHDGRMMQYCELNAKANQLAYFLRLSGIGPDKRVALCFDRGPDLLIAMLATLKAGGGYIPLDPAYPSERLQFILSDAQPDVLLSDDTVNWRERPEAIADLQWLNVKTDAFLWAQLPSDNLSQIRVKPENLAYIIYTSGSTGTPKGVMIEHRNLVNLIHWHNEAFEVHLGTCTSAVAGLGFDATVWELWPPLCAGATLFLPSLAISRDPDQLLQWWMSQPVEVSFLSTPVAELAFARQLMPPQLRVLLVGGDRLNRSPQANTPFSLVNNYGPTETTVVATSGVIAPGQPVLDIGRPVGNTRIYILDDRQQLVPPGVTGEIYIGGAGVARGYVNLPQQTAERFLTDPFSDQPDARMYRSGDLARWQADGTIEYLGRNDSQVKIRGFRIELGEISTALQSFTGIQNAVVTVTENPARQKRLIAYYTRHQGADISNESLKAHLSALLPDYMVPAAYVALQQMPLTANGKVNYRALPAPDEAAFIHQVYAAPETVQEQQLAQMWQSLLGVEKIGRHDHFFELGGHSLLAVQLMEQLRQAGYHLAVKALFDYPVLSELAVQLTQASRAEPVVPENLIPAGCRQITPDMLPLIDLTQADIDTIVTAVPGGAANVQDIYPLAPLQEGILFHHMLLETGDPYITRVIQAFPDKHQLDQFTQALQSVVHRHDILRTSLVWEGVSQPVQVVWREAPLHVMTLDIDADDVATVLQRQFDPAIIRLNIRQAPMIEAYQVADPAHNRWLLCLLMHHLCMDHTTLELMLEEVNAHLLHQAELLPDPLPFRNFVMQSRANNHPERQAEYFSQYLGDIDEPSLPFGLTDVQGDGQQVHELNLPLDDDLSQRLREQARLKRVSTASLFHLAWGMVVRAATGRDDVVFGTVLFGRMSAGDGADRVLGMFLNTLPVRLSLKDLKVEEALSQTHQRLAELLEHEHASLSLAQQCSGVAAQSPLFNSLINYRYNGGSQQLSLDAMQMDIVFTEERTNYPLTVSVNDNPHQGFTLDIQVDERVGCERVGAMMMKALVQLVTVLESAVLETDVVLETDIVLKTDVPETEPAGLLHTLNVLPDDEYQRVVYGFNQTAQACSGRPFVHQLFEMQAAQRPDAVAVSCDVQQQTYRVLNAQANRLAHYLRNLGVGPEKRVALCLDRGTDLVIAMLATLKAGGGYVPLDPTYPPERLQYILSDSAPDVVISDGMVNPDDLVGDSHHFRLIHIKQNAPLWADLPDQNLSCHELKPDNLAYVIYTSGSTGQPKGVMVEHHNLVNLVHWHNQSFEVTSETTASAVAGVGFDATVWEIWPPLCVGARLVMPSLAVSRNPEQLLNWWMAQPIEVGFLSTPVAELVLNRKLKHPTLKTLLVGGDKLNRHPEPDTGFTLINNYGPTECTVVATSGAVTCDDTVLHIGRPVTNTQIYILDEHLQPVPAGVKGELYIGGNGVARGYINREDFTAERFIRDPFSSQPNARMYRTGDLGCWRDDGTIEYLGRNDMQVKIRGYRIELGGIGARLCQCDGVEEAEVIVHQTSAGHPRLIAYYVGEAEIASVRDYAVAHLPDYMIPAALILMAEIPLTANGKIDRKALPEPDDSDYVTQAYEAPQGETEEALAAIWQRLLGVEKVGRQDNFFDLGGHSMLAVQMINEAQNAGLDLSLSTLFAAPCLSELAVEMYSKSARDEQVITFRAATGNQRPLFIIPEASGEMLYGTLLTSYIDADIPVYGLVAPDRELPVFTTLEGAAARYVEIIRKTQPQGPYRIFGWSFGGTLAWEVAAQLLGQDQEIEFFGLLDTLAVLPPIHRIEADKQQQRPEEERLFLMSQEVFDGLAFDIHGFVDNDDQDSASEKRWQDYYYQARQMGILPSGWTDDYYRRWLLHREGLLRADYRVRTLPVHIDVFIADERPAGESPEVLRYLGWDRVLPVENIRMIPVPGNHYRLVKEPYVGHVGKAISEAVKARTTIAPACSQKQSYPYVVLQIGHLLESGPAQGHLQQPTLLCFPGEGEEADSLTDVVTPPGGDWNVMAVQPRGLQYREVPHTCIASAAAYYQRYVYQRLLTGPLHLLGYGRGSLVAMTLAALLQADDIPVASLTLLDPPLPAEAGSHREYTDVEVIMQLVALFEARSGRPSEVEAQTIADLPLSERIAWVYRHLFIRDMLPSSCHRSEFEQIYRLFAAQIRAVYQPVSLSGIPVNLIVSEDGGQAAAQFWQQRLSQSRVLLSHRNERGQVMLPETQLLTGTHDQDCVKQPE is encoded by the coding sequence ATGTATAATAATATTTATTGTGATAATAAACAGACAGAACCGCTCAATTATCCATTATCAATGGCCCAACGTGGCATTTGGTTTTCTCAGGAAGTGAACCCTGATGCTGCAGCTCAGGTGTACAAAATCGCCGAATATCTTGAAATCCCCGGAGCGATTGATGTCGCTGTTTTTGAGCAGGCTGTTCGCCAGGCAGTACAGGAAACCGAATCACCTCACTTTGTATTTCAGCCTTCAGCAAGTGGTCCGGTTCAGTCTTTCAAACCCGTCGCAGACTGGACATTTCCGGTTGTCAGCTTCTGTGCTGAAGCCGATCCGGAAGCCGCAGCCAGAGCATGGATTGATAAATTTCTGGCACAACCTTTTGATTTGGAAAACGGGCCGCTCTACAGTTTTGCTTTGCTCCGGATTAGCCCGGACAAATTCTGGTATCAACCCTGTTTTCATCATCTGGTGATGGATGGATTTGGTGGTGCGGTTTTTTCTGCACGGGTGGCCGAAATTTATAATGCGTTGATTCAGGGAGACAAGCCGCCAGCTTGTGTGATGATGCCGGTCAAAGAGGCACTGGAAGTACAGCAAGCCTACCAGAATTCGAAACAATTTCAGCGGGATCGCCAATACTGGCTGGAGCAGCTTGAACATCGTCCTGCGCCAGTGAGTCTTTGCCGGCAGCAGGCTGAGTGTGCTGCTGTTATCCGCAAGCTGGATTTTTTACCGGCTCAGACCACGGAGAAACTGCGGCGTCTGGCACAGCACTATAAAGCGGGCCTGCCTCAGTTGCTGGTGACACTCATTGCGATGTATTTACACCGGATGACCGGGGAAGACGATTTAATGATTGGCTTTCCTGTAACGGGCCGGGGCAGCAGGGCTTTACGTTCATTTCAGGGGATGGTGTCTAATGTGTTACCGCTGCGGTTGATGGTTGATCCTGCGGCAACGCTGGCGGATTTGCTTGAGCAGGTTCAGCGCCGGATTTTGGGCATGGTTCGCCACCAAAGTTATCGGGGTGAAAGTCTGGTAACGGATCTGGGGCTTATCGCGGAAAACAGTTCACTGTATTCAACGGTGATCAATATCCTGCCCTTTGAATATCCGATGACATTTGGCGGTTTACCGGTGACCGGCACCAATCTCAGCCTGGGTCCGATCAATGATATGTCTTTCAATCTGTTTGATCGGGGTGAAGAGCATGGTTTGGCATTGTGTATCGATGCGAATACCGCACTTTATGATGAAGCCACGGTTTTCTCTCACTTCAACCGGCTGATGTGTTTTTTAAATGAAGCGGTGCTGGCTGGCGAAGAAACCCGGATTCAGGATTACCCCTTACTGACAGACGAAGAGCGTTCTCTGATTCTGACCCGGTGGAATCATGAACCGATCAGTTTGCAACCGGAGTCTTGCGTACACCGGATGTTTGAAAAGCAGGCGGCTTTACATCCCGAACTGACAGCCGTTGTGCATGATGGCCGCATGATGCAATATTGTGAGCTGAATGCCAAAGCGAACCAGCTGGCTTATTTTCTGCGGCTTTCCGGTATCGGGCCTGATAAGCGTGTGGCACTCTGCTTTGACCGCGGGCCTGATCTGTTGATTGCGATGCTGGCGACCCTGAAAGCCGGTGGTGGATACATCCCGCTTGATCCGGCTTATCCGTCTGAACGGTTACAGTTCATACTGAGCGATGCACAGCCTGATGTATTGCTTTCCGATGACACGGTGAACTGGCGTGAGCGGCCTGAAGCTATCGCTGACCTGCAATGGCTCAATGTCAAAACAGATGCTTTTTTGTGGGCTCAGCTGCCCTCAGATAACCTGTCGCAAATCCGGGTCAAACCTGAAAACCTCGCGTATATTATTTACACATCCGGCTCAACCGGTACGCCGAAAGGGGTCATGATCGAACATCGCAATCTGGTGAATCTGATTCACTGGCATAACGAAGCATTTGAGGTACATCTGGGGACCTGTACGTCGGCTGTTGCCGGGCTGGGATTTGATGCAACCGTCTGGGAATTATGGCCGCCGCTTTGTGCGGGCGCGACTCTGTTTTTGCCTTCGCTGGCCATATCGCGCGATCCGGATCAGCTGCTTCAGTGGTGGATGTCTCAGCCGGTTGAAGTCAGTTTTCTGTCGACACCGGTGGCGGAGCTGGCTTTTGCCCGTCAACTGATGCCGCCTCAGCTGCGTGTCCTTTTAGTGGGAGGGGATCGTTTGAATCGCTCGCCACAGGCCAATACACCATTCTCACTGGTGAATAACTATGGTCCGACAGAAACCACTGTGGTGGCGACTTCGGGTGTGATTGCGCCGGGGCAGCCGGTTCTGGATATTGGTCGTCCGGTTGGCAATACCCGGATTTATATTTTGGATGACCGCCAGCAGCTGGTTCCACCGGGTGTGACCGGGGAAATCTATATCGGTGGTGCCGGGGTTGCCCGTGGTTATGTGAATCTGCCACAACAGACGGCGGAGCGCTTTTTAACCGATCCGTTTTCGGACCAGCCTGACGCCCGGATGTATCGCAGCGGCGATCTGGCCCGATGGCAGGCCGACGGGACGATTGAATATCTGGGACGAAATGACAGTCAGGTGAAAATTCGTGGTTTCCGGATTGAGCTGGGAGAAATCAGTACCGCGCTTCAGTCTTTCACCGGGATTCAAAATGCCGTGGTCACTGTCACGGAAAATCCTGCCCGGCAGAAACGTTTGATTGCTTATTATACCCGTCATCAGGGAGCTGACATCAGCAATGAATCACTGAAAGCGCACCTGAGTGCTTTGTTGCCTGATTACATGGTGCCGGCAGCCTATGTCGCTCTGCAACAGATGCCACTGACAGCCAATGGTAAGGTGAACTACCGGGCATTACCGGCACCGGATGAAGCCGCATTTATCCATCAGGTTTATGCCGCGCCGGAAACCGTGCAGGAGCAGCAACTGGCACAGATGTGGCAATCGTTGCTTGGGGTGGAGAAAATCGGTCGTCACGATCACTTTTTCGAACTTGGCGGCCATTCTTTGCTGGCGGTTCAGCTGATGGAACAACTGCGGCAGGCCGGTTATCACCTTGCAGTGAAAGCATTATTTGATTATCCGGTGCTCTCTGAGCTGGCGGTGCAGCTGACTCAGGCCAGCCGGGCAGAGCCGGTGGTGCCGGAGAACCTGATTCCTGCCGGTTGCCGGCAGATTACACCGGACATGTTGCCGCTGATTGATTTAACACAGGCAGACATTGACACGATAGTCACGGCAGTTCCCGGTGGCGCAGCAAACGTTCAGGATATTTATCCGCTGGCCCCCTTACAGGAAGGTATTTTATTCCACCATATGTTGCTGGAAACCGGCGACCCTTACATCACACGGGTCATTCAGGCATTTCCCGACAAACATCAGCTGGATCAATTCACACAAGCGCTGCAGTCTGTGGTGCACCGGCATGATATTTTACGGACCAGTCTGGTCTGGGAAGGGGTATCACAACCGGTTCAGGTTGTCTGGCGGGAAGCGCCGCTTCATGTGATGACACTGGATATTGATGCAGATGATGTTGCAACGGTATTGCAGCGACAATTTGATCCGGCAATCATCCGGCTGAACATTCGTCAGGCGCCGATGATAGAAGCGTATCAGGTGGCTGACCCGGCTCATAACCGGTGGCTGTTATGTTTGCTGATGCACCATTTGTGTATGGACCATACCACGCTCGAACTGATGCTCGAAGAAGTGAATGCACATTTGCTTCATCAGGCTGAGCTGCTGCCGGATCCATTACCGTTCCGCAATTTTGTGATGCAAAGCCGGGCGAATAACCATCCGGAACGTCAGGCTGAGTATTTCAGCCAATACCTCGGAGATATCGACGAACCGTCGTTACCCTTTGGCCTGACCGATGTGCAGGGAGACGGGCAACAGGTACATGAGTTAAATTTACCGCTCGATGATGATCTCAGTCAGCGGTTGCGGGAACAGGCCCGGCTCAAACGCGTCAGTACCGCCAGTCTGTTTCATCTGGCCTGGGGGATGGTGGTGCGCGCTGCCACCGGCCGGGATGATGTTGTATTTGGTACGGTGTTGTTTGGCCGGATGTCGGCAGGAGATGGTGCTGACCGCGTGTTGGGGATGTTCCTGAATACGCTGCCGGTCCGGTTGTCACTGAAAGATCTGAAGGTTGAGGAGGCTTTGAGCCAGACGCATCAGCGACTGGCTGAGCTGCTTGAACATGAACATGCCTCTTTGTCGCTTGCACAACAGTGCAGTGGGGTTGCTGCGCAGAGTCCGCTGTTTAACAGTCTCATCAACTATCGCTACAATGGCGGCAGTCAGCAGCTCTCGCTGGATGCGATGCAGATGGATATCGTGTTTACGGAAGAGCGTACAAACTACCCGCTGACAGTGTCAGTCAACGATAATCCGCATCAGGGCTTTACACTGGATATTCAGGTGGATGAACGGGTAGGTTGCGAGCGGGTGGGTGCCATGATGATGAAAGCACTGGTTCAGCTGGTGACTGTCCTTGAAAGCGCGGTCCTTGAAACCGATGTTGTTCTTGAAACCGATATTGTTCTTAAAACCGATGTCCCTGAAACTGAGCCGGCGGGCTTATTACATACACTCAATGTGCTGCCGGATGATGAATATCAGCGCGTCGTCTACGGCTTCAATCAAACTGCGCAAGCCTGTTCCGGCAGACCTTTCGTGCATCAGTTATTTGAAATGCAGGCTGCACAGCGTCCGGATGCGGTGGCGGTTTCCTGTGACGTGCAGCAGCAGACTTACCGGGTGTTGAATGCTCAGGCGAACCGTTTGGCGCATTATTTGCGAAACCTGGGTGTCGGACCTGAAAAGCGGGTGGCGTTGTGTCTGGACCGGGGAACCGATCTGGTGATTGCGATGCTGGCAACACTCAAAGCCGGGGGCGGCTATGTGCCGCTGGACCCGACTTATCCGCCGGAGCGTTTGCAATATATTTTGTCTGACAGCGCGCCTGATGTCGTGATCTCTGACGGGATGGTGAATCCGGATGATTTGGTCGGAGACAGTCACCATTTCCGGTTAATTCATATTAAACAGAACGCCCCGTTATGGGCTGATTTGCCGGACCAGAACCTGTCCTGTCATGAATTAAAGCCTGACAATCTTGCCTATGTGATCTACACATCCGGCTCGACCGGACAGCCAAAAGGTGTGATGGTTGAACACCACAACTTAGTGAATCTGGTGCACTGGCACAATCAAAGTTTTGAGGTGACTTCAGAGACAACGGCATCCGCTGTGGCCGGGGTTGGATTTGATGCGACAGTGTGGGAAATCTGGCCGCCTTTGTGTGTGGGAGCCCGTTTGGTGATGCCTTCACTGGCGGTATCACGTAATCCTGAACAGCTGCTGAACTGGTGGATGGCACAACCCATTGAGGTCGGATTTTTATCGACGCCGGTTGCGGAGCTGGTGCTGAACCGGAAACTGAAGCACCCGACGCTGAAAACACTGCTGGTTGGTGGGGATAAACTGAACCGGCATCCTGAACCGGACACCGGATTTACACTGATTAATAACTATGGGCCGACGGAATGTACCGTTGTGGCAACCTCCGGAGCGGTGACTTGTGATGACACGGTATTGCATATCGGCCGGCCGGTTACCAATACTCAGATTTATATCCTCGATGAACATTTGCAGCCGGTGCCTGCCGGCGTGAAAGGTGAACTCTATATCGGTGGAAACGGGGTCGCCAGAGGGTATATCAACCGGGAAGACTTCACGGCAGAACGCTTTATCAGGGACCCGTTTTCATCTCAGCCCAATGCCCGGATGTACCGGACGGGAGATTTAGGATGCTGGCGGGATGACGGGACGATTGAGTATCTCGGACGGAATGATATGCAGGTGAAAATCCGCGGATACCGGATTGAGCTGGGCGGCATTGGCGCGCGTTTGTGTCAGTGTGATGGTGTTGAAGAGGCTGAAGTGATCGTCCATCAGACGTCAGCCGGCCACCCGCGTCTGATTGCTTACTATGTGGGTGAAGCGGAGATTGCATCTGTCAGGGATTATGCGGTGGCGCATTTACCGGATTACATGATCCCGGCTGCATTGATTCTGATGGCGGAAATTCCTTTAACTGCCAACGGTAAAATCGATCGCAAAGCGCTGCCGGAACCTGATGATTCAGATTATGTGACCCAAGCGTATGAAGCACCGCAAGGGGAGACGGAAGAAGCCTTAGCAGCTATCTGGCAGCGTTTGCTCGGAGTAGAAAAAGTCGGCCGTCAGGATAATTTCTTTGATTTGGGTGGGCACTCGATGCTGGCGGTGCAGATGATTAATGAAGCGCAGAATGCCGGGCTGGATCTGTCGCTGTCGACACTCTTTGCCGCGCCCTGTTTAAGCGAACTGGCCGTTGAGATGTATTCCAAATCCGCACGGGATGAGCAGGTTATTACGTTCCGGGCTGCCACTGGCAACCAGCGGCCGCTGTTTATTATTCCTGAAGCAAGCGGGGAGATGCTGTACGGGACTTTACTGACCTCTTACATTGATGCGGACATCCCGGTTTATGGCTTGGTGGCTCCGGATCGGGAACTTCCGGTATTTACGACCTTAGAAGGTGCGGCTGCCCGTTACGTTGAGATTATCCGGAAGACTCAGCCACAGGGGCCTTACCGGATTTTTGGCTGGTCGTTTGGGGGCACACTGGCCTGGGAAGTTGCGGCTCAGTTACTCGGACAGGATCAGGAAATTGAGTTTTTCGGCTTGCTGGATACGCTGGCGGTGTTACCGCCGATTCACCGGATTGAAGCTGATAAACAACAGCAGCGCCCGGAAGAAGAACGGCTGTTCCTGATGAGTCAGGAAGTCTTTGATGGTCTGGCATTTGATATTCATGGCTTTGTTGACAATGACGATCAGGATTCAGCATCAGAGAAGCGCTGGCAGGATTATTACTATCAGGCCCGGCAGATGGGGATTCTGCCATCAGGCTGGACGGATGATTATTACCGTCGCTGGCTGCTTCACCGCGAAGGACTGCTGAGAGCTGATTACCGGGTGAGGACACTTCCCGTTCATATTGATGTATTTATCGCGGATGAACGTCCGGCGGGTGAAAGTCCTGAAGTGTTGCGTTATCTCGGGTGGGACCGGGTGCTGCCTGTGGAGAATATCCGGATGATTCCTGTCCCCGGTAATCATTACCGGCTGGTCAAAGAGCCCTATGTGGGACATGTTGGCAAAGCGATTTCAGAAGCCGTGAAAGCCCGGACAACCATTGCGCCGGCCTGTTCGCAAAAACAATCCTATCCGTATGTTGTTTTGCAGATTGGACATTTATTGGAGAGCGGGCCAGCGCAGGGACATTTACAGCAGCCCACACTATTGTGTTTTCCCGGAGAAGGTGAAGAAGCCGATTCGCTGACGGATGTGGTGACGCCTCCGGGCGGAGACTGGAATGTCATGGCGGTTCAGCCACGGGGCTTACAGTACAGAGAAGTGCCACATACCTGTATTGCGTCAGCGGCGGCTTATTATCAGCGCTATGTGTATCAGCGTCTGCTGACCGGCCCGCTTCATCTGCTGGGGTATGGCCGGGGGAGTCTGGTTGCCATGACACTGGCCGCACTGTTGCAGGCGGATGATATTCCCGTTGCATCACTGACATTACTCGATCCGCCTCTTCCGGCTGAGGCCGGCAGTCACCGGGAATATACCGATGTTGAGGTCATCATGCAGCTGGTTGCTTTATTTGAAGCCCGCAGCGGCAGGCCGTCAGAGGTGGAGGCGCAGACTATCGCTGATTTGCCTTTATCTGAACGGATAGCATGGGTGTATCGTCACCTGTTCATCCGGGATATGCTGCCGTCATCCTGTCACCGGAGCGAATTTGAACAGATTTACCGTTTATTTGCTGCCCAAATCCGCGCCGTTTATCAGCCGGTGAGCCTGTCAGGCATTCCTGTAAACCTGATTGTGTCAGAAGATGGCGGGCAGGCCGCAGCACAGTTCTGGCAGCAGCGGCTTTCTCAGAGTCGCGTCTTGCTGAGCCACAGAAATGAACGGGGACAGGTGATGTTACCGGAAACGCAGTTACTGACCGGTACTCATGATCAGGATTGTGTGAAACAGCCGGAATAA
- a CDS encoding LysR substrate-binding domain-containing protein: MKEPVLDLYALKTFVLGIELGSFALAAKRQNKSTSAVSAQLKKLEQQTNAVLVCKSGRSLLPTAQGEQLLQYARKMLALNDEALEMLNRLDLKGAVRLGFQEDFSANILTRSLSRFMKVNPDVQLETEVNKYRPLINSVLQGRLDVCVTWQGGEDSRYQEKIAETPMHWIASPDFPLQSFLEHQQPLPLVVVEPNCFFKQQAIRQLEAHGIRWQVVCQSQSLAGIWPAVASGIGVTVRTETGMPESLITIDESLPALDQIGIVIHRIKEIPDSLCENMIALVKEIFSGG; the protein is encoded by the coding sequence ATGAAAGAACCGGTTTTAGATCTTTACGCATTAAAGACTTTTGTTCTTGGTATCGAGCTTGGCAGTTTTGCGCTGGCTGCTAAACGACAGAATAAATCAACATCTGCGGTGAGTGCTCAGTTAAAAAAGCTGGAGCAGCAAACTAATGCTGTACTGGTCTGTAAAAGTGGTCGCTCTTTGCTGCCGACTGCACAGGGAGAACAGTTGCTCCAATACGCCAGAAAAATGCTGGCACTGAATGATGAAGCACTGGAAATGTTAAACCGTCTGGATTTAAAAGGGGCTGTTCGTCTTGGATTTCAGGAAGATTTTTCTGCCAATATACTGACCCGTAGTCTGAGCCGGTTTATGAAAGTGAACCCGGATGTTCAGCTTGAGACAGAGGTTAATAAATATCGGCCGCTCATCAATTCTGTTTTACAGGGACGTTTAGATGTATGTGTGACCTGGCAGGGCGGAGAGGATAGTCGGTATCAGGAAAAAATTGCAGAAACGCCGATGCACTGGATTGCCTCCCCGGATTTTCCATTGCAATCCTTTCTGGAGCATCAACAACCGCTGCCTCTGGTGGTTGTGGAGCCCAACTGCTTCTTTAAACAGCAAGCGATCAGGCAACTGGAAGCACACGGCATTCGCTGGCAGGTCGTCTGTCAGAGTCAGAGTCTGGCCGGGATCTGGCCTGCGGTTGCATCTGGTATCGGGGTGACGGTAAGAACAGAAACCGGGATGCCAGAATCGCTGATAACAATTGATGAATCCTTACCAGCACTGGATCAGATTGGTATTGTGATTCACCGGATAAAAGAGATACCGGATTCATTGTGTGAAAATATGATTGCTTTAGTGAAAGAGATTTTCTCCGGTGGTTAA
- a CDS encoding carboxymuconolactone decarboxylase family protein, translating to MAGKNIKNELNMLDLAPKFKELTEHVLYDDIWQRAELSPRERSLVTISSLLSLGRFEQLDFHIQHAENNGITTSELTELCTHLAFYAGWPAAVSALTRIKNRTIR from the coding sequence ATGGCAGGGAAAAATATCAAAAATGAACTCAACATGCTTGATCTTGCACCCAAATTTAAAGAACTGACTGAGCATGTGCTGTATGACGACATCTGGCAACGGGCAGAGCTTTCACCACGGGAGAGAAGCCTCGTGACCATTTCTTCCCTGCTCTCTCTGGGCCGCTTTGAGCAACTTGATTTTCATATTCAGCATGCAGAAAACAATGGCATCACGACCAGTGAACTGACCGAATTATGCACCCATCTGGCTTTTTATGCTGGCTGGCCAGCTGCTGTATCTGCGCTGACAAGAATCAAAAACCGAACCATCCGGTAA
- a CDS encoding DUF4865 family protein, with protein MIAMQYKIILPADYPMEQIESRIRDKGHLLNDYPGLFFKAYLYSRKDSETYPAKVNSYAPFYVWRNHEAMQSFLESEGFKALCDQFARPAVNIWYTEGHVTMPLAHHCAAHISCRSARHDVQGTDFFQWKTIGADWLTGEEPEEHTDTGEVYQIGYIAYSDL; from the coding sequence ATGATTGCAATGCAATACAAAATTATCTTGCCTGCTGATTATCCCATGGAACAAATTGAGTCCAGAATCAGGGATAAAGGCCACTTATTAAACGATTATCCGGGGTTATTTTTCAAAGCGTATTTATACTCACGAAAAGATTCAGAGACATACCCGGCAAAAGTGAACAGCTATGCGCCATTTTATGTTTGGCGCAATCATGAAGCGATGCAGTCATTTCTGGAAAGTGAGGGGTTCAAAGCACTCTGTGATCAATTTGCTCGTCCTGCCGTCAATATCTGGTATACAGAGGGTCACGTCACCATGCCACTGGCTCATCACTGCGCTGCACATATTAGTTGCCGCTCCGCACGCCACGATGTTCAGGGCACAGATTTCTTTCAGTGGAAAACCATCGGTGCAGACTGGTTAACCGGCGAGGAGCCGGAAGAACATACAGACACCGGAGAAGTGTATCAAATCGGTTATATTGCCTATTCCGATCTTTAG
- a CDS encoding GFA family protein, which yields MYQGSCLCGAVKFSVSADFISTDACHCDQCRKWTGHFLASADIPRDSLTISGSEYITWYQSSEKVRRGFCTQCGSSLFFDPLDKVKHAWTSIALGAFNKPTLTHLERHIFVAEKGDYYDINDGLPQNDH from the coding sequence ATGTATCAGGGTTCATGTCTTTGTGGGGCTGTAAAATTCAGCGTCTCAGCAGATTTTATTTCGACAGATGCCTGTCATTGTGATCAGTGCAGAAAATGGACCGGCCATTTTCTGGCAAGTGCTGATATCCCGAGGGATTCACTGACAATTTCCGGGTCAGAATATATCACCTGGTATCAGTCATCAGAAAAAGTCCGGCGTGGATTCTGTACTCAGTGTGGCTCTTCTTTATTTTTTGACCCGCTTGATAAGGTCAAACACGCCTGGACATCGATTGCTCTGGGCGCTTTTAATAAACCAACACTTACTCATCTTGAACGCCATATATTTGTCGCAGAAAAGGGAGACTATTACGACATCAATGACGGCCTGCCACAGAATGATCATTAA
- a CDS encoding SymE family type I addiction module toxin — protein sequence MKRQQPANTHSMVSKAQRRYIVGYVPNGGDTSTPDIHLKGKWLREAGFETGTQVTVNIAGDCIVLIPDSPQEQALREQLAQLKAALE from the coding sequence ATGAAAAGACAACAACCGGCTAACACGCATTCTATGGTTTCCAAAGCGCAGCGGCGTTATATCGTCGGGTACGTCCCAAACGGGGGCGATACCAGCACCCCGGATATTCATCTTAAAGGCAAATGGCTGCGCGAGGCCGGGTTTGAGACCGGCACGCAGGTTACCGTCAATATCGCCGGGGATTGTATTGTGCTCATCCCGGACAGCCCGCAGGAGCAGGCATTGCGGGAGCAACTGGCGCAGTTAAAAGCGGCGCTGGAGTGA
- a CDS encoding immunity 53 family protein produces MSLIKKIQNWYVNQCDGGWEHEFGITIESLDNPGWKVVIPLERTSCEKKEFNIVDIERSENDWIRCEVRDLKFYGYGGSENLEEIMSIFINYAYIE; encoded by the coding sequence ATGTCATTAATTAAAAAAATTCAAAATTGGTATGTAAATCAATGTGATGGGGGTTGGGAGCATGAGTTTGGAATTACAATTGAATCACTGGATAATCCGGGGTGGAAAGTTGTAATTCCATTAGAAAGAACTTCATGTGAGAAGAAAGAATTTAATATTGTTGATATAGAACGGTCAGAAAACGATTGGATTCGGTGTGAAGTTAGAGATCTAAAATTCTATGGTTATGGTGGTTCTGAGAACCTTGAGGAGATAATGAGTATATTTATTAATTATGCCTATATAGAGTGA